A single window of Drosophila suzukii chromosome 3, CBGP_Dsuzu_IsoJpt1.0, whole genome shotgun sequence DNA harbors:
- the LOC118877392 gene encoding RNA-binding protein 45, whose product MSDFRSQSRSGGGRGGREEFSNDDDPPMSRLFIICNKAHSEEDFREAFSPYGDIEDIWVVKDKHTQENKGIAYVKFSKTSDAAKAQEEMNGKTIGNLDRTLKVLVAANRNQGSNKSENEQEKYVRLFIVIPKTATDEDIREEFSQWGEVEHVTIVKEKNSGSPKGFGYVRFTKFYHAAVAFENCSAKYKAVFAEPKGSTRSQKDQYGRPSEDNALFSGSGRGNSNFNGGGNNRDGGNNGSYDWNVSQNNDMSAFLRMQNVPVAQPSCLEVIVSDCVNQDQLWRLFDIIPGLDHCQIMRESGPRTNEVLVVYNNPEAAIYAKDKLHGLEYPAGERIIVKVNGMSSARIDTSFIDKRTKKEAICNVPLPPTQPLASPDAQVAQRLFIVLSANLPLSILKNVFSCWSGLIDVYLLPNKNCGYVKFAETESAQLAIDTLNGAEICGTKIKVMEAEERNGSDGDDGGRKRLRRN is encoded by the exons ATGTCGGACTTCAGATCCCAATCTCGTAGCGGTGGAGGACGTGGCGGCCGCGAGGAGTTTTCCAACGACGACGATCCGCCGATGTCGCGGCTGTTCATCATTTGCAACAAGGCCCACTCGGAGGAGGACTTCCGCGAGGCATTTTCGCCTTACGGAGATATCGAGGACATTTGGGTGGTAAAGGACAAGCACACCCAGGAGAACAAGGGAATCGCCTACGTCAAGTTCTCCAAGACCTCTGATGCGGCCAAGGCGCAGGAGGAGATGAACGGCAAGACCATCGGCAACTTGGACCGCACCCTGAAAGTCCTCGTGGCAGCCAA CCGCAATCAGGGCTCGAATAAGTCTGAAAACGAGCAGGAAAAGTATGTAAGACTGTTCATAGTGATCCCCAAAACGGCCACCGATGAGGACATCCGCGAAGAGTTCTCCCAATGGGGCGAGGTGGAACACGTCACAATTGTCAAGGAGAAGAATAGTGGCAGTCCCAAGGGTTTCGGCTACGTCCGCTTCACCAA GTTCTACCATGCAGCTGTGGCCTTTGAGAACTGCTCGGCCAAGTATAAGGCTGTGTTTGCCGAACCGAAGGGTTCTACTCGCTCACAGAAGGACCAGTACGGTCGTCCCTCCGAGGATAATGCCTTGTTCAGTGGCTCGGGACGTGGCAATTCCAATTTCAATGGCGGAGGAAATAACAGGGATGGCGGCAACAACGGCAGCTACGACTGGAATGTGTCGCAGAACAACGACATGTCGGCCTTTCTACGCATGCAGAATGTCCCAGTGGCCCAGCCCTCTTGCCTTGAGGTAATCGTCAGCGACTGCGTCAACCAGGATCAGCTTTGGCGACTCTTCGATATCATTCCCGGTCTAGATCACTGCCAAATTATGCGCGAAA GTGGACCGCGGACCAATGAAGTCTTAGTAGTGTACAACAACCCAGAAGCTGCTATTTATGCCAA GGATAAACTTCATGGCCTGGAATATCCCGCTGGTGAACGCATCATTGTCAAAGTTAATGGAATGAGCTCGGCTCGAATCGACACATCTTTTATAGACA AGCGCACCAAAAAGGAGGCCATCTGCAATGTGCCCTTGCCCCCAACTCAGCCACTGGCCTCGCCCGACGCCCAGGTGGCCCAGCGTCTGTTCATTGTGCTCTCAGCG AATTTACCGCTTTCGATCTTGAAAAACGTATTCTCCTGCTGGTCGGGACTGATCGACGTCTATCTACTGCCGAACAAGAACTGCGGCTACGTCAAGTTTGCGGAGACTGAGAGTGCCCAGTTGGCAATTGACACTTTAAACGGCGCCGAAATATGCGGCACTAAAATTAAG GTCATGGAGGCTGAGGAGCGCAATGGATCCGACGGCGATGACGGTGGGCGCAAACGTCTAAGGCGTAACTGA